Sequence from the Macaca fascicularis isolate 582-1 chromosome 16, T2T-MFA8v1.1 genome:
AACTGTCCTACAAAGTTTATAACGTAACGCAGGGCTCCCCTGCTCATCTGGAGTCAGTCACCTTCGAACGCCTTTAGTTCCTCAGTATCTAAAACCTCATGCGGATTCTATGTcttgattttgtaattttatagaGCATTATGTATTATAAAATGTCATGATGTAGCTCTCATATACGATCTCCCTGACACACACATGCTTCTTGTAGATCCTTGTGCACCTCCTCTGTCCTCATCTGGGCTGGCTGGCACTGGCCTCTAGACCAGCCACCCAGCTCCACCCCGAGGATTCTCTCCCGTGCCCCGTCTCTCTTGGTTTTCTCCCTTGTTTGGCTGGAGCACATCCTACAGTAGCTGCCTGAGAAAGAGGGCAAGGGAGGTGATATTTTTCAAGAACTCACATGTCTGAACATATCTTCATTCTACCTGCACACTTCACTAAGTTCTAGCTGGATAGAAAAGTCAAATTAGAAATTGTTTCCCGTCAGAATTCAGAAGATCTTGTTTCACTGCGCTCTGACTTCAAATTTTGCTTTGAGAATTTCAGTGGCATTGGAATTCCTGATCCTTTGtatgtgactttttttctctctctctctttagaagGCTTTGGAATATTTTCCGATTATCCTGGTGTCCTGAAATTTCATAACAAGGTTTGGTATAGCTCCTtaattgactttaaaatatttctgacatataaaaaatacaaatctaggccaggcgcagtggctcacgcctgtaatcccagcactttgagaggctgagacaggtggatcacaaggtcaggagttcaagaccatcctggccaacgtggtgaaaccccgtctctactaaaaatacaaaaattagctgggcatggtgttgtgcacctgtaatcccagctacttgggaggctgaggcaggagaatggcttgaacccaggaggcggaggttgcagtgagcagagatcgcaccactgcactccagcctgggtgacagagcaagactactccatctcaaaaaaaaaacaaaaaaaccaaaaaaacaaatctataataaacatataaatacacaatatgaagtaaaatataaatattacaaacCTGTCTACCTATCACTGAGCTTAATAAAACATTAAGATTCCTCTTTAATTGTATTTCTCCTCTCCCCAAGACGTGTCCCGAGTCTGTGTTATCCTTCCTGGTTCTGAATTCGCTTGctgtgtaaaatatattttaatatataacgTTCTTGCATGTTTGTGAAATCTCTACATAGATGGTGCCATGTATTTTTCTGCCGCCTGCCTGCCTGTCAGCATTATTGGTGAGATGCACATACTCTGAGAGTGGTGACTCAGTTTCACCACTGCATGATATTCTATTGTTTGCATATATCACAATTTACGTGTCTGTTCCTCTGTTGAAGGCTTTTTGGTTGTTTCTGAATCTGAACTGCAAATATTCCGTGCATGTCTCCTGGAGCCCATGTAGACGAGTTTCTGGAGGGCAAcggtcctgaggcctcccagcacgttggagtcctctgGAGAGCTTTATAAATCCCAGTGCCAGCCAAGGATACATTCAAAATCAATTAAACCCAAATCTCTAGCGGTGGGTCTGCCATGAGTacttttaaagctccccaggtgattccagtgaGCAGCCAAGGGGAACCACCACTGCCCTGGACCAGCGCTCCAGCGCTCCTCCGGGACCAAGGTTCCAATGCTCCTCCGGGACCAAGGCTCCAGCGCTCCTCCGGGACCAGTGTGCCAGTGCTACTCAGGGACCAAGGCTCCAGCGCTCCTCTGGGACCAGCTCCAACGCTCCTCCGGGACCAATGCTCCAGTGCTCCTCTGGGACCAGCTCCAACGCTACTCCAGGACCAGTGCGCCAGTGCTACTCAAGGTGTGGCCCTTCAACCATGTGTCACCTGCAAGCCTGTTAGATGTGCACACTTGGGTCCCACCCCAGAGCTGGCGAGTGAGCATCTGTGTTTCAGCAAGACCTCAGGGACGGCTGCAGGCTGCGCCCACCTTCGCCTACTGGGCATCACCAAACTGCTGCTCGGGATGGTGGCCGGGGCCACACCGGTACGGAGGCCTCGTGTCCCTGTGCTGAGCACTTGTAGGGTTCTCTGTGGACGCCCATTCTCTTCAGTCCTGGGAAGTATTCTGTGTCGTTTCTTCAACCATCTCCTCTCCTCCGTTTTCTGTTTCTCAGGATGAAATTCCTGTTTGATGGATCTTCTGTGTTGAGCTGGTCTTGTTGTTTTCCAGTATTCTTGACTTTTCCCTCTTTTTGCGTTCCCTCTCTCGGAGATTTCTCTCCTCTTCCATCCCTTCTCATGCATTTTAAATTCctgctattatatttttaatgttcaagAATTTTAacactgcctttaaaaaaaataacattctgtTCTCATTTAATAGGTGCACTACTTCAGGGCATTTTCCTCTGACTCCTTTTTTCTGTGCACTGGAGTCTCTGTATTTTCAGTTACTGGATTTCATCAGACGTCAGATGCCCTTGGCTGTCCCCACTATGAGTGAAACACAGCAAAGCTACTAGGCAGCACTGAACATGTGGGTGAGGCTTGTGGACCAGAGGTCTCACAGTGGACTGGGCAGAGACCCACTGTTTGGGGAACCCCCAGTGTCAGGACTTGTCCATCTGTTCTCTTTCATCAGTTTCCCAGACAGAAATTCAATAATGTCCTGCCAGCTGGGAGctgaggctcacgcctgtaatcccagcactttgggaggccgaggcgggcggatcacaaggtcaggagttcgagaccggcctgaccaacatggagaaaccccatctctactaaaaatacaaaattagccgggcggggtggctcctgcctgtaatcccagctactcgggaggctgaggcaggggaatcgcttgaacccgggaggtggaggttgcagtgagccgagatcgcgccactgcactccagcctgggcaacaagagcgaaactccgtctcaaaataataaatgtcctGCCTTGGGGGTGGACGGATGGGGACTAGGCCTGGCTTTTATCAGCCTCCATCATGGATTTTAATGGGGAATTAGGGCTTCTCCATTTACATGCTGATTTCAGTAAGGCACCTTGCCCCAGCCTTTGGCTACCCTTGGGGTCCCCAATCCAGAATCTTTTCAGATCACCCTTGGCCGGCAGTACACTTGTCTCCTACCATGGTCAGAGAAGGGCAGTCACCAGGCCGAGAGAGGGGACCTGCAGATGTAAACACTTCTTTCAGTCAAGACAGTCCTCAGATCCACCCTGAACTTCCACCTTCGGGACACCCGGCCCCTCCTAGTTCTGTGCATTTGGGCGATTCCGCAGAGTAAATGGGCTTGTCCGTGCTTGTCCGTGCTTTTGGCTTCCTTCTTTGTAGACATTTTGGGGTTGACACTAAGCAAATCTTACTGTTACGGGTTCCAGAGCTCTTCAGATATCTGTCATTCGCTGtcatcttctctccttttctttctgtcttcgtGGTTTATGCCACTTTCATTCCTTTATGTCATTCTAGTGGGGTTTTGAGGGACAGAGGAAAACATGAATATATTCAGTGCACCATATGTAAGCAGAAGTGCTTTTCCATTTAAAAGACACTTTTACGTACGTACATGTATGTCTGTAGAACTCATTCTGATTATTTGTGTGTAGATGGCCTTATCTGTTCGACATCACGTGTGTGAGCTGCATGAACACACAGATCTGGCCCCTCCTTTCACGGCGGCTTAGGAAGTGTTCCAGCAAGTCAAGGCACCACAGTTTTTCCACTGATGCATCTCGGAAACACAGGCAATCACGGTCTTTTGATCAACACAGTGGCTCAATGCAAATGTTAATCTTCATTGTTTTAATTCTGAAACATAACGTGCCACAGGGAAAGTGAGTTTCTTTACTATTTGCCAGCAGCTAGGACAAAAAGTGAATGGTGGGGGCCCAGGAGCTCCCAGTTTGGAGAGGAGGCCCTTCCAGACCCAGGGACCCAGGGTTtggggcaggaggcaggaaggaTGGGAGGGTGTGAACACTgaccaacacatacacacacacacacacacacacacacacgtacgttCTCTCTCTTCAAGAATGCTCTTTTCCAGAAGCATTTGCCCATACTCTGAATGAAGTATTTTCATGCCAAGCCAAACCTCCTGAAGAGAAGTGAATTCATGGCGGAGGGAGCCACGTGCCCTGGCCGGAGATGCACCTGAAGGCTGCTCTTCAGTGAGTGAGTTCACAGCGTCCACCAGAGCTTCCCAGCTCCTCAAGCTGAAGACAGACTGAGCAAAAACCAGGCAGGCCATGAGGGGATTCAAAGAAACCtaacagggctgggcacggtggctcacacctgtcatcccagcactttgggaggccgaggcggatggatcacttgagaccaggagttcaagaccagcctggccaacatggagaaaccccatcccttctaaaactataaaaatgaactgggtgtggtggcgggcacctgtaatcccaggtactcaggaggccgaggtgagagaattgcttgaacctgggatgcggaggttgcagtgaacctagattgcaccactgcactccagcctgggcaacagagcgagactctgtctcaaaaccaaacaaacatacaaaaaccaaagaaaccaGAGCCAGGTTTCTCCTGCGGTCCTGGGCCAGCCCATGGGAGGGGGCACTGCTCCTGCCTCCCAGAGctgaagggagagggagagggtgggTGAATCTCACGCTCACTGCTCTGGCTCCAGTGCTCGCGTCTAAGGGACCACACGCAGCTTCAGAGGCCGTGCCCTAGCATTTCATCTTCCATCAATACAGCAACGAGAAAGCCCGGCCAGGCGGCCGCTCAGACACTGCGTGTGGGAAGCCCCCGGCCCAACCCAACACACACGCAAACTTAAAATCATCACAAGGTAGGTTGGGGGTGTGGGAGGGGAGGGCAATAAATAAGGTCAGGGGCTGAGGGCGGTGGTTGGAGGGGGCGGCGGATGCAGACGGCTCCCCGGGAGAGAAGGGGCGCAGAAAGGCACTGGGTCGGGGAGGCAGACAGCTCCCAACACTGGTTTGTTGAGTCATGGCCAACAGGGTGGCTGGCGAGGGCACAAGGACCGGTCGTGGGAGCCGGGCAGGGTCTGGCACGAATCCTCCACAGGGAAGTCTGTTCCAGGCACCAAACGCCTCAGCCCCGGCAGCTGGAGGGGCAGCTGGAGCCGCGTCAGCACTGGGGGCTCGTCCAGGTGTGTCTCTTACCTTTGGAGGAGAGAAGAGGCCACCGCAGGTGAGCAGGGGTGGAGTCCCTCCCGCCCCAGTGACAGCCCGGCCTTTGGGAATGAGACGgaggggctggaggggaaggcAGCCTTCTGCTGACAACACCCGTGCCTGAGCCCAAACTCGAGACCAGCGCCGCTCTGCTCTGCTATGTGATGGCAGGAAAGTCACCTGCCCCTCTGGGCTTCAGGCCCCCTCCTAACCCAGGTGGCCAACGTGGCGACCTCAGGATGCCGCAAGGAGCAAATGGGCAGGGAGATAGAAAATCCTCCTCCACGCCCATCCTTCCCACATTGTTTCTTAAGCCCAGGAACCCCCTCTCTGCGCTGGACCACACGGCTTCCCCCTTTATTACTGGACGTTTACTGAGGACCTCCTAGGGGAAGGCCGTCCACATGACACTGACTTTTCTCTCCCCAGAACCCTGCGAAGGACACCGCACTGATAACAGAACCGGGCGCAGAGATCAAACCTAAGGGCGAACCATATCGAACTACTGATATTTCACGTTTTTGAACCAGAAAAACGGAATTTCaattgggcgcggtggctcttgcctgtaatcccaacactttgggaggccaaggtgggaggactgtttgagcctgggagttcaagaccagcctgggcaacatagggagaccccgtccctttgaaaaatacaaaacaattagccgggcctggCGGCACTTGCCAACAGTCCTAGCTacatggcaggctgaggcaggaggacctcttgagcccaggaggtcgaggctgcagtgaactgtggtcacaccagtgcactccagcctgggcaacagcatgagatcctgtctcaaaaaaaattttaaaaatgcaatttaataTGGTTCAACCTGGGGAGTCTGCTCAAGGTCACGTGGCTGTgggtggcagggctgggacaaGAACTCAGGGCTGCCAGATTCCACACTGTCCTCTGTGGAGGACCTCCAGGAGGCCAGAGGGAGGGGGCAGGGTCCGCTCTGCGGCCACAGATGCCTCCCGGATGCTCTGCAGCTCCTGGGGAACCATCaagtggggaaggagaggggtgGGGCAGGCGCTCCCGCGGGGGGCTGCCAGGTGCCCTCTACCCCTGGGGACGGAGATCAGCTGCCGCCCTGGTGCACACGTGGACCCATGAATCCTCTGGCCAGGGAGGATCCCAACCTGCCCGGAGCTTCTTTCTTGAAGGAGACGGGGCTGAGCCTGCACCTGCGCAGTTCTCTCTGGCTTTAGTTTAAGAAGTTTCCCACCCCCGCCACAGGATGTTCCCGGGCCAGCCAGGACTGGGTCCAGAGGCACAGGGCGGGGTGGGGGCCCACGATTCTCCCCGcgctctctgtgccttggtttctacACCCATCAAATGGGGGCAATAAGCCTCCCAGCCACTCTGCCAACAGAACGAAGGCTCGGCCCAGAGGAGCCGGCACGTTTTATACAGCGGAGGACGGTGACCACTGCTGTAATTAGTGAGAGCGGCTAGGGATGGTTACCGTTCTCATTCCGGGCCCCTCTCTCTGTTCCTTGCAGGCAGGGACGGGGTCTGGCTCACCTCGTTCCCCGCACAGTGCTTGGTAAACATGCAGAATTGAAAATGTCACCAACCAGTCTCCATTTTGGAAGGAGTGAGTGAGAGAGGACGCAGCCgcgggggcaggagaggggagaagaCAGCAGCTGGATACTCACCGGGGCCCTTCGGGTCGGCCTGGGGTAGGGTCCCCCCCTGCGGGTCGGCAGAGCCTGTCCCCATCTcactggccaggctgctctggctCCCGGAGAGGTGGCCTGGCGGGTGCGTGAACCCCATCCTGGGGGCCTCCACACTGCCACCTGTGGGAGACCACGTGTGGGCCTGTGGCTCTCACACTGAGACAGGGTGGTCTCAGTCCAGTTCCTCATTCGGAACTGTGGTGGGTCTCTATGGGAcgtctgcccccaccccacccaaacGGCTGCCAGGCTCTGGCATGACCCCACCCTCTGACCGCTGCTGTTGGGTCCAAGAAGGGGCCTGCAGGTCGTTTCACTAAGTCACACGTCACCAACTTGAAAATCCACAATGATCATGGAATGGGCAGGGGGGTGATATGTATTTCGGTTAACCTCATAAGAGAGAGATGTTGACTGCTGCCTTAACTCACTAAAGGGTCTTCACTCAAACATGGTTTCTGGTCCTGGCCTGGCCAAGAGAGCAGACGTGGAGCCCACTGCTTCACTGTCTCCCAGTCCTGCTTGGTTAGAGCTGAGGGTGGGTGTGGAGCGAGGGCACAAGAGCCCGAGGTGGGAGGCGGAGGGGAGTATAAAGCCTGCCCTGGAAACGGAGGCCGGCAGGTAAGTTTCCTTTATACTCTTCTAAATCTCTAGAATCTTCAGCCTGAGGGGCCTAGGAAGTCACTGGTCCGGGGACAGTTTTCATCTCTTGCACCATCTCTACCTACTGATATTGGCCACTTAGAAAACTGCACTGAGGATGATTCGGAGGGCACATCAGGGCTCTGTGGAAAGAGTATCACGAGCACCTAGTAATGTCTGCATGGTGACGGATCAGGGCTCTGTGGAAAGAGTATCACGAGCACCTAGTAATGTCTGCATGGTGACGGCTCAGGGCTCTGTATCACGAGCACCTAGTAATGTCTGCATGGTGACGGATCAGGGCTCTGTGGAAAGAGTATCACGAGCACCTAGTAATGTCTGCATGGTGACGGCTCAGGGCTCTGTATCACGAGCACCTAGTAATGTCTGCACGGTGACGGATCAGGGCTCTGTGGGAAGAGTATCACGAGCACCTAGTAATGTCTGCATGGTGACGGCTCAGGGCTCTGTGGAAAGAGTATCATGAGCACCTAGTAATGTCTGCCATGGTCACAGGAGTGGAGGGTGGTGGTACGTGTGCCAGGCCTTTGCTGGCTCTGATTTAGCTCAAACTTCCATTCCCAACCCAGTCTTGGTCCCAAGACAGGACCCCCAAGGCATTTCATTCCTGTTTGGGGCAGTTATTACAGAACCCTTTCTTCTTAGGTACTAAAATTGGCCTCCCTGAAATTTCTGTCGAGGATCTCAGTTCCGACCTGTGGAGTGACTGACTGAAGCTCTTTTCCCAGAAGTCCTTCGTGTGTTTGAAGGACAGGAAAAtgtctttccttgcctctcccaGGCCTTCTCTGCACCAGTCTCAACGCCCCAGTTAACTCTCTTTCATACGGCAGGTCCCAGAGGGTGAGCTCAGGGATATCCAAGTCAGAAGGCGCTTTGGAGGCCACCCGTTCTGTCTCACTTGCTAACGAGAAGGAAATGCAGGCCCAGAGGTCGCAGCAGGTCCTGGGGACCCCACGGTGGTTTCATGGCAGGACTGACCTAGTGCAGGGGGTTCTGTACCTGATTTTCTCAGCTCTCACGATTCAGGAGGTGAACTCTCAGCTGGGGAATGCTCACAGGTGGGCGCGGGAGGAGTCCCAGGTGTGTGAGCCAAGGGCATGCGGTGGCCTGGCTGGCCCTGGCTCCTGTCCCTTGCCTGCTCTCCTTCCCCCACTGTGTGTACAGAGGAGCCTCCAAGAGCCTGGTTGTCCCATCCCTAGGCCTGCTTCTCCTTCCAGATGGAGAACTACTCCTTGGACACCCACTGGGAAGCAGCAATCCGAGGTGCAGCAAAGCTACTCTGTCCCTGGGGCCTCGGAAATaggcagcacttttttttttttttttttgagacagagtctcgctctgtctccaggctggagtgcagtggcgcggtctcggctcactgccacctccgcctcccagactgaggcgattctcctgcctcagcctcccaagtagctgggattacaggcacccgccaccgcgcccggctaattttcttatttttagtggaggcggggcttcacatgttgggcaggatggtctcaagacctcatgatccgctcacctcagcctcctgaagtgctgggattacagacataagccactgtgcccagcctaatagtttcatttcttttcttttctcttttctttttctgagacggagtttcgctcttgttgcccaggccggagtgcaccgcacccagccaataagcAGCACTTGAGTCCCCCCCTTACCTGACTCCCTCCTGGGTTTGTTGCCTTTCGGGCCCCTGACCCCAGCGGGCGGGAGTCTGTCCTCTAGGCTGGAGGAGCTGAGATCCGAGTCACTGTCACTGTCGCTGGAAACCACTGGAAGAGACAGACCACAGCACAGGAGGTCACCCCACCAGCCTCTGCCTGCGGGCACGGGCGGAGGGGCCGGGGCAGGAACGACGGCCTGGGGATGGGGGGACACGTGCTTCTGCCGGCCAGAGAGGCGAGTCCTGGTGTGAGGAGGCTGGGACGTGGGCTCTGCGTGACCAGCAGAGAACGTTTGCCCGTTGGCCAGCCATCTCCACACGCCACCCCCCGTTCTAGTTCCTCTGGCAGAACCAGAACCCGCGTGCCACGGCGGAGGCTGATTCTCACCGCGGTGCAGACGGGACGGCTCTGAGGCCTCCACTCGTGAGACAAAAGGCCCAAGGCCTGCCCTGCGGGTGCGGGGTGGGGAGAGTCCGAGCTGACCCTCGGGGAGCACTCCAGGCACTTTCCACAGACACATTCACCGAAGCTTCAGAACAACTCTGAGGTCGGGAACAGCACGACCCCCATTTCACAGGCAAGAAAACGGGGCACACGCCCAAGTTGTAGTGGAAGAGCCGGGAGTCTCCTCCCAGCCGGCTGGTTCCACAGACCCTGCTCACCACCCTCTGATTTCACTGCAAGAACGGAACTGGGAGCCAGCAGGCCTGGGCTCTCATCCCAGCTCATCCAGTAACGCACAGTGGGGCCTCGCAAATGCGGAAGGGAGCCAGACGGACGGGGCTGGAATCCCAGCAAGGGGAGGCGAGGATATTGTCACAGTGAACACCTACCGTGGACTAAATGGAAACCGTATTTGGCTGGGTAATCAACAGTGGGAGTCATAATACAGGACACAGCTACCCTTTAAACGTTCTATTTTAA
This genomic interval carries:
- the RPH3AL gene encoding rab effector Noc2 isoform X13, with the protein product MVKLGSATLSIDRFCFRSYLPPAGTMAQGCLEDGGRWHSGPSTVPGIRAQPALTFLLVSSDSDSDSDLSSSSLEDRLPPAGVRGPKGNKPRRESGGSVEAPRMGFTHPPGHLSGSQSSLASEMGTGSADPQGGTLPQADPKGPGKRHTWTSPQC